The following are encoded together in the Micromonospora lupini genome:
- a CDS encoding extracellular solute-binding protein yields the protein MENNPAWSRRGFLGMGVGVLGAAGLAACGGNSDSPSKVQPEVPQELIDAAASMKGSSMGMLSQKLYSTAANEALDSSIKKFADTTGTKIENSLVQADAGDVVAKIDAEVKGGVARDLAFMTDSRFVAQFQALGDLEDVTDVVQALTARYGEPCAEAKNFCVFDGKWFAIPYHFIGIGSFLRKDWMQDKGISPKDIYSWEELRDLCLEISDPTKRRFGWGMTVNRSGDGNGMIEALINAYGGSIASNDGRKVTFNSPETVQAVTFLGDIYTNSKYKPMLPPGIASWTDTSNNENWLAGILGYTRNQFSVYADSRTKKNPVHANTHVFSDCIGPATNNPLLLGQSQGFVIFKGAKNPALAKLLAQYLVSAPALLGVAKEAPGLVMPAWEKVWDADPFFTSGDPAFPMLRRITQLSLPLNTKNGLTFPQKASAGQQAVGSAYVLTDMMQQVVQGTAPAQAVTDAHAKMVQIFNQQGLRQ from the coding sequence ATGGAGAACAATCCAGCCTGGTCTCGACGCGGCTTTCTGGGGATGGGGGTGGGAGTGCTCGGCGCGGCCGGCCTGGCCGCGTGCGGGGGCAACTCCGACTCGCCCAGCAAGGTGCAGCCCGAAGTTCCACAGGAGCTGATCGACGCCGCGGCGTCGATGAAGGGCTCCTCGATGGGGATGCTGTCGCAGAAGCTGTACTCGACGGCGGCGAACGAGGCCCTCGACAGCTCGATCAAGAAGTTCGCCGACACGACCGGAACGAAGATCGAGAACAGCCTGGTCCAGGCCGACGCCGGCGACGTGGTGGCCAAGATCGACGCCGAGGTCAAGGGCGGGGTGGCGCGCGACCTGGCGTTCATGACCGACTCGCGGTTCGTCGCGCAGTTCCAGGCGCTTGGCGACCTGGAGGACGTGACTGACGTCGTCCAGGCACTGACCGCCAGGTACGGCGAGCCCTGTGCCGAGGCCAAGAACTTCTGCGTGTTCGACGGCAAGTGGTTCGCCATCCCGTACCACTTCATCGGGATCGGATCGTTCCTGCGCAAGGACTGGATGCAGGACAAGGGCATCTCCCCCAAGGACATCTACAGCTGGGAGGAGCTGCGGGACCTGTGCCTGGAGATCTCCGATCCGACCAAGCGCCGCTTCGGCTGGGGCATGACCGTGAACCGGTCCGGTGACGGCAACGGCATGATCGAGGCGCTGATCAACGCCTACGGCGGCTCGATCGCCTCCAACGACGGCCGGAAGGTTACGTTCAACTCCCCGGAGACGGTGCAGGCGGTGACCTTCCTCGGCGACATCTACACCAATTCCAAGTACAAGCCGATGCTGCCGCCGGGGATCGCGAGCTGGACCGACACCAGCAACAACGAGAACTGGCTCGCCGGGATCCTCGGTTACACCCGCAACCAGTTCAGCGTCTACGCGGACTCCCGGACCAAGAAGAACCCGGTCCACGCGAACACCCACGTGTTCTCCGACTGCATCGGGCCGGCGACGAACAATCCGCTGCTGCTCGGCCAGTCGCAGGGCTTCGTCATCTTCAAGGGCGCCAAGAACCCGGCGCTCGCCAAGCTCCTGGCGCAGTACCTGGTCAGCGCGCCCGCGCTGCTCGGCGTGGCGAAGGAGGCACCCGGCCTGGTGATGCCCGCCTGGGAGAAGGTCTGGGACGCCGACCCGTTCTTCACGAGCGGCGACCCGGCGTTCCCCATGCTGCGCAGGATCACCCAACTGTCGCTACCGCTGAACACGAAGAACGGCCTGACCTTCCCGCAGAAGGCAAGCGCGGGCCAGCAGGCGGTGGGTTCCGCCTACGTCCTCACCGACATGATGCAGCAGGTCGTCCAGGGCACCGCGCCGGCGCAGGCCGTGACGGACGCCCACGCCAAGATGGTGCAGATCTTCAACCAGCAGGGGCTGCGGCAGTGA